GTCggatctagatcggacggatGGGACGGATCTAAGGCTtaccggcggctagggttttgggctccggcgagctccgacggcggcgacggcacaGGGACGGGGTGCGGGGTGATTCCGGCGACGGCTGGGCTCGAGGAAGGGCGGAGAAGGCGCGTCACGACTTGGGGAATCTTCTCGTGGCCTTGGTTCCGCTCGGGGGTGACGAAGTCGACGCCTAGGATTACTAGACGGtggcagccggcggcgagctgcaGCGTGCGAAACGAGGAACCGAGCGCGTCAAAAGATCcgcgaggaagagaggagggagaggggtgAGGTCAGGGCGTCCATGACGTACCgtgcggccggcggcgtccaGTGGCGAAAAGGCGGCTCGAAATTGGAGCAACCTGGGGGCGAATcgcgagagagaggagggggaaAAGCCAGAGGAGATCGAGGACTTCAAACTGACGCGAACGGCTTTGGAGATGCGGTCGTGTGCGCGGAGGAATCGGGGTGGAAGGCGCGCGTGGACTCGGGGTCGTGGCTGAGTGTCTCGGCCGGCAGTTTGGGGAAGACGATGGTCTAACGGGTGGGGCCCGCCCGTCAGTGGCTCGGGCGCGTGCGCGGGCTGTGGCCTGGCTCGGGCGCTGGGGGTaagtgggccggttcggcccatttggccgggccggccgtttattcctttttttttgttctttttcttttccatttcCTATTTTTGAATACAacttttgattcaaagctccaaatcaagccaaataaaatgcaacaaattttttaaaatcatatcttcatTTGATTTAACCTCTGGGACAAGAATTCTCtcaagatatttttttaaaaaaatacttttgcctataAACTAGCCTTTAGGGCGTTTTAGCTATAAAATATTTAGTGTTTCAAATCCAATTCAAACCAAGATATGGGGTAGCATTAGCattgcattaaacccctttttatgccaaaaccctcatgggttaaaatgcaattaacaaAAGAAGGGTGAAAAGccagattcaaataaaagtacTTTTGTTAATGGTTCTTTTCTGAGTTAACCAttaggttttttttaaatgtgattaaatgcaaaggtgacatgatacttatgaaatgcaatgcatatgaaaagttttgaaaattgggatgctACAGATTCCAGCTAGCTTTGAGGCAAAGAACAACAATATACAGCAGGAACTACTCGATTGAAACGAGACCGAAACCTGCACGTGCGATATATCAAGGCAAGGGGAGGAGGGTCACAAGAAGATCGTGAGGCCGAGAGAAGCTTGGACAGTAATGAAGGAAATTTAATAGCATTGACCGACCGACCTAGCGACAGGTCAATGATGAAGGAAGATCGGCAAAGAGCAGCACGCATAGCCTGAATCGGGCCAGACCACCTAAACCTAGccaatttttgttttcgaggctgACAAGGCGACAAATGGGACCCAGTGTTAGTTTCACGGTTAGCCGAGCAGATGGTCAAATTAGGGTACAGTTTTGGTCCAGAAATCAGTGTCAGGTGAGAAAAAAATCCAAGAgatgcagttttttttaaaactaaaCAAGGGATGCAGTTTTGTGTCACACTTCGTTCGATTATAGGGATTCTACTGCTCACTCGAACTAGAACCGAGCAAAATTATCTACACCGTGGATTCGGCAACGGAGGGACGAAATCAGTCGATCATTACATATCAAGTGGTTTTTGCCGTACAGCTCATTATTCGACCTTCCCTAAAACCCTCGCCGCCCAGTTCCGtccccgcgccgtcgccgtcggccaGAAGAAACCTCGCCGATGTCTCTGGCCCGCCTCGGCCAGTCGCTAATCCGCCGTCTCCACCGGCCTCTCCacctgcctccgccgccgcccacgtaACCACTCGCGCcgccctcgtcctcctcctggctGCCTTCGCTCCAGATCTCGCTATCCGCAATGTGATTCCGATAGTTCTTAACCCCCCTTCCTTTCGATTTCTCTGCAGGGATCACCATGCCGCCGTTTCCCGATCCTTGGCTTTGAGCCAAGCGAATAGATGCTTAAGAGGTGGTTAACTGACCTACCTGCTTGTTTTCCCCCATTTTAGTTCCTACATCTCAAATCAGTTTTTTTGCGTGTTTACGGCTTCAGGTTTTGCGAGCTTAACATACAATCCTGGCAGCACGATTGCTGGCAAGTTTGGAGGGCCGTCGCCTGTCCATGCTGTGCAGGTTTGACTGACCGAGTTCACCTTTTGGGTGAATCTACAATGTTTTGGCTAGAAGAATAcaagatctttttttttaatctgatTTGGGTTACAAATATGTGTTGGTCCCATAGCTGCAGGTTCTGGAGCGTGTAGTCCAGCTAAATCATGCAAGGCCAATGTCGTCGGCAGCGCCGGCACCAGCAGGGTCAACGTCATCAGGACCACCGGAAACATCGCCGTCAGTGTCGAAAGGTGTTCCTGTGGGCGCTCGGAAGGTGCGACAGCGTTAATTTGCTAgtatgttttatttatttcagtTTGAAAAGTATTCTATTAATTGTAGTAGCCCTGTTTATTTTGTATGTGCAGGTTGGTATGAAAGTTGTCATGATGAGCCCTGGTTTTGTTTATGAGCCGTACAGCCTCCCGGAACCTATTTCCTTCTGGAGAAGGTTGGACTTCAGTGCATATATTGACTGTATAATTATTTTTCCTTGAATCGGTATTATTTTCTGGTACTTATTCGCTCAATGCCCTTAAACAAACTGCCAATGCATGATAAaaatcttcatcatcatcataacTACGAATTATTGTGACTTAGATGGTTTACACGAAGTGGCTGGACAAGAACAAAGGAGGATATTATTCTGGAGGTACTGTCTTTCTTGACTGGGAAAACTGCTACGATGAGAAAGCaagttccttttttccttgtaCAATCTTTCCCACTGGCAATTAACTTGAACACTGTTAACCATGTATTTAGAAATCTAAGAGGCTTCTTCCTTGTTGGGAGTGCACTTCTTTTTGGGTGCATTGGCACCAATGCTCCAGCATTGACACAACCAGTTTACTACCTGATGTTTAATAATCAGTCAGAATAATGCTTATTCACAAGAGAGGGAAAGACGTGAGATATTTACCAGAGCTCTGTAGTTAttttgatatatatttttggatAGAGGCGTCTGTTACTACATGTTCTTTTCTACTTTTAAAATCCACATGTTAGTAATGTAATATTATATACGACGAAACCTTTTGAGCCACTATCTTGATATAATTTCTTACCCTTGGTCTCATCAATACTCATACGATTTGCTTGCTACCTGTGTGCTCGAGATTTTTTGATTTTGTGCAGTTTTTTCTGTCCTACCTTCTGTCATGAACCATCTACTGACTAGTTGCGTACTTTACATGACAGATGAAGAATGCATATGCTGTGTCAAGGTTGAGGAAGAAAACCGGATATACCAAAAAACAGTTCTACAATCAAGCATTCAATATATACAAGGAGGTATAACCCATTCAATGCTCAGAAATGAAATTTTACAGTTTAGGCAGTTAGACTGCATTCACATGggtttatttttatattttttgcacaaaaTTTCCATATTTTTACAATTTGCATGGGATCTAATCTAATAAAGGGAGGTGAGAGTTGTTTCTTA
This is a stretch of genomic DNA from Brachypodium distachyon strain Bd21 chromosome 1, Brachypodium_distachyon_v3.0, whole genome shotgun sequence. It encodes these proteins:
- the LOC100837234 gene encoding 39S ribosomal protein L45, mitochondrial isoform X2; protein product: MSLARLGQSLIRRLHRPLHLPPPPPTDHHAAVSRSLALSQANRCLRGFASLTYNPGSTIAGKFGGPSPVHAVQVLERVVQLNHARPMSSAAPAPAGSTSSGPPETSPSVSKGVPVGARKVGMKVVMMSPGFVYEPYSLPEPISFWRRWFTRSGWTRTKEDIILEMKNAYAVSRLRKKTGYTKKQFYNQAFNIYKEVNTLMAQGDTSSLRKALTERMHSTMKNEIKRRQSKWKSVHWELVEPAVNIRTLRARMIGLDKNDLDKAFIQLTLEFITKQKFEAYNSKGEVVSGDKSKEVLVKDIWVFERSLFHPGADWRVCGRITL
- the LOC100837234 gene encoding 39S ribosomal protein L45, mitochondrial isoform X1; amino-acid sequence: MSLARLGQSLIRRLHRPLHLPPPPPTDHHAAVSRSLALSQANRCLRGFASLTYNPGSTIAGKFGGPSPVHAVQLQVLERVVQLNHARPMSSAAPAPAGSTSSGPPETSPSVSKGVPVGARKVGMKVVMMSPGFVYEPYSLPEPISFWRRWFTRSGWTRTKEDIILEMKNAYAVSRLRKKTGYTKKQFYNQAFNIYKEVNTLMAQGDTSSLRKALTERMHSTMKNEIKRRQSKWKSVHWELVEPAVNIRTLRARMIGLDKNDLDKAFIQLTLEFITKQKFEAYNSKGEVVSGDKSKEVLVKDIWVFERSLFHPGADWRVCGRITL